CCGCGTTTTTGTTTGCGCagaatgaaaagaaaatataggtTATGTCACAGAGAGATAATGAAGCTTTCCaatagtgaaataatttttcaaatcagttcagttGTTTCGGAacctattcaatacaaacaaacaaacaatcagatctttcctttttattattattacagaaaGACGAGGATAATTTACTACTAACTACCAATATGATTATTATCTTAGTCTAAAGGTTTAAAATTAGCAAACAATGAGGTTTTAATGAAGGCTGACGGAATCTGTAACGGTGTTGTTGAGAAGTTATTTTTCCTTATAGCttttttatgtcataattttccgatctaaataaataaaacattttatatattatagaaGTACTAGTTGTGCCCGCGACGTCGTCCGCGTGATAAACTGTCTTAGGGTAGcatcttaaaaaaatgacgGTACTCCCATATAAATTTACATCCCCCATCTATtccttatcatttttttttcgtattacagtatcctatgtcctttttcAAGATCAAGACTATctttatactaaatattatttaaatcggtcgagttgttttataattctattaaTATGGCGCGAAATTggaattgaaaacattttaattaaaaatcaaaatttattgtataataaaaaatatatgtcttatattagtttttttttttgtaaagctttcaacttttttatctgtcGTTTCTTTGCTGTTTGTCCTTAGGCAGAAATGTGCTCAAAGCCGCAcacactgaaaaaaaaaaacaatatttctattatatatatatgaaaaatatttataaaatgagacgaaaataaacaaagattttgtgtTGAAAAATGTCCCTTCgtgaaaaactaaatataaagaaaaagaaatgaaaagaaaaaaataaagcattttaaaaaaattgtaaaaatatgctGTCAatgaattttttcaaaaaaataaaagagaggaatgtcaatattttgtataggtgtttatattatataatggaATCTCATAGAACCGAACGTGACCACGCCGCAGAAACAGAATAAatgtacagtcgaacctgcATACGGGAGAGTCCAAGGGGTCAAGATATTTCTCTCGATTCTAGAGGTTTATCACTTATCCTGGTTCGATTGTACATATGTAGTAACATGCAACTTACAGAACAGCATGGCAGAGAAGCCATATAAGGTAGCCGTACAGGATCGCGCAAGGAAGATGCCGGCAGCATTCGCGCCCACCACCGAACCTAGGCGACCGAACATAAGTACTGCGCCTACCGCCgtacctctataaaaaatatcataaagtgACATAAAGTTTGTTATGCgcacaaaataaatagctCTCTTTGCATAAATTGTTGCTTCAAAACGTGTTATCGGCTGTcgaattttgtattcaattttatagtGGTCGTCAGATCATAAGTCTCCACTGAGGGTCTCAGACCCTTATTGGATTCCTGAAGTTAAAGATTCCTACTCAAACTCTCTGATCGATGTCAAGGATAATACtgaaatttgttaattttaaactaggTCACTAggtaataagtataaaaaaattctacttgatttagatttttagataCCGTCGAATTGATGACATTGTGACACCACGCgttgaatatattattaactagcttttacccgcgactccgtccgcgcggaataaaaaatagaaaacggggtaaataaaaattatcctatgtccgtttcctggttctaagctacctgcccaccaattttcagtcaaatcgattcagccgttcttgagttataaaatagtgtaactaacacgactatcttttatatatatagatagatctTATGAATACtcgtattaaaaatgcgaatgtttagatggatgtttgtttgaaagtatctccaaaacggctcaacggatcttgatgaaatttggcacagatgtagaacacataagctgcttatgttttttttattccacgcggacggagtcgcgggcgacagttcgTTTACAAATAGATAAGATActatgtaaaaaaagtatatattatttaataaaggatTTTTTGTATCTTATTTATACCAATGCAAAATTTTCACTTATCGTGTTCTGTCGAAATGTCTATTGCGCAAAGATTACAGTCACCATCTCTGCTACTAGGGTTTTCCCACATTTAgtaaacatatattatatttgttttgtattaaatgtgatatattacgagtataactaaatgtaaacattatgTTATGACAAACAAGTTTACATATGTCgtcttttgtttaataagacatacgaaaaattataaaaatattccacctgttaataatgttttcttaatttgttacattttattgtaaacatttgAGCAAAGCgctatttttgtaataaaaaaacattaactatatacttatttaaaaaaaacagtatatcGACATCatcgatatttttaatgtagtttCTTTGTCACTGAAAACCTTCGGCAAGAAAGATGTTGGCTCTTTATTTAGCTAAAAACGGAATAATAAGGTctaaaaacttaagtatttactataaaaaatgatttgttgtcatagttttaataaaaaaagccttttatttatattatgtcttagatctaaaatacttttttatttcgtctATGCTTGCTGTATTCTAATAATTACTGTACCATAGTTATTTGTTCAGATTCTCATACCTCAAATTGGTCGGGAAGAGATGCACAGCGTAGGCGGTAAGCGGGCCTAGACCGAGCGCGGTCACCTGGAGCGCAGACATTGATAGCCCAGCCACCAATCTaaggaaacaaaacaaaacttgCTACAATAGCTATGACCATAGACTTCCTGCTTTCCGTTTTTGCAAAGATTTggcagtaaaaaattataaaacagatCGAAAATACGATTTAAAATCTCGGATATTTATGAATACAACCTTATTTTCCATAAAAattgttgtgtttttttctCGAAACCACGGCACAAAACTTAGTTTAGGCACAATTTTAAACCTACAATTAATGACCAATAACATACAATGAAAGGATTTAtagaaaaacaacattaaCATTACCTATTGGTAGTCAAGTCAGCATTAATGCAGGCAGCTCCAACTACCAGAAACATAGTCACGAGCTGAGCCTTCTTGGAGACAGGAGTGAAGCTAAGCATTAGCACTAATGCTCCGTACACTAGGGTCGCGTACACCATGATCTCGAAAGTGCCCCGGGATATACTGGGGCTACATTTGGTGGTGgtctgatgatgataatattagattagctttataaaaaatattttcaataatgaggtaaggtttaatttaaaaaaaaattaagcaaagtaatattaatatacgtTGACGAATTTAGGTGACGGGAGTCTCTTGTTATTGTAATGATGAACTTACACTGTCGAAACACGTGGATAAAGACTTTTTATTGTCTCTTATTTTGCAAGGTAATGTAAAAGggatgtaaaaatgttttagtacgaatattttgataacaaaatcTGCGGTTATACATACTGTGTTtacatgtaaattaataacttcaCAAATGGTGCCGTACGCGGCGTTTGATGGATTCATAAGCTTGTTGATGGTGTCCGGTGTGAACAGGTAAAGGCCGTTAAgtctgaaatattatttaatttaatttatccttTGTTCTCTTAGCTTTTCTCACACTAGTatataaagttacaaatcttAAATCATGTTTCATCACCTACTTCAAACCTTTGAAGaataatgtttctaaaatcCCTAcgtcattaattatttgtatattaaaaactgttgaattattaaaactagtgTACTTGTAGTTTTGTCCGGTTCCAACATCGGAAtagcatttttcgaaaaaTGTAGAACGTCTAATAAATTTTCGAGTTATTTCCTACAAGGTTTTCACGTGTGGGCGATGTGTATAGGACATACGGCTGACGATCAAGATTTTTAAGCACTTACAAAGATAGCAAGCCGAACATAAGAAAACCGAGCAATGCAAGCCATTGTAGATGTGGAGGACGCAACAGCGACAGTAGAGAGCTCCCTCTATTTTGTACTCCGACTTCTATCTCCTTCCCGCTGTCGTCCACTGATCTTTTCAAAGTAGCGACCTAcaaatattgatgaaattttcgTGAATtcgaataaaattagatatgtAACCTACTCAGATAACCACAGAGACACTATTTATGTACTATACCATAGAGCTAGAGGACGCTCTTTGCACTACGAATACTTTAGACTATAAGTCAAATTAATTCGAATGGTTTTTcagaacattaaaataataaatatagattacTGGCTGtaacccacgactccgtctgcgcggaattaaaaaaaaaataataagtaacttatgtgttcttccagactatgttctacatctgttccaaatttcattaagatctgcTGAGTCGTTCAGGAGGTATCAAAATAACTGTACAAAAAAGTgttaactctgtctgtctgttataaaaattttgtacttCGACAGTCAAATCTCATGGAAAAATGTAATCACACGACTTATCCTCCTGTTATttaacccgcacttggccagcgtggttgactatggcctagtcacccctaacttggggttggctccgagcccctcagtggggacgtatagtgagctgatgatgatgatgatgatgatgtagtCACAATTACTTACACAGAAAGATTCCTTGTCACAACCAGTGTTAACTGCATAAATATACTTTAGCACATCCAAAGCTTCGACATACTTGTGCTTAGTGACGAGGTACTTGGGGCTCTCTTGTGCCCAGGGCACCACCAGGGAAGCTAAGAACAGCGGGAGTGCGTACACCATAGTCAGAAGTCGCCATGGCTTTAGGCCAAGCCAGTCATTAGATAACACGGTCCAAGCTAGAActataaaacaacattattgttaatttactcATTTTtggtttgttatttatacGCCTTCAATTAAAGACGTTGGCGATTTCAGGCCGCTCGCTCATTTTTTACGTTGTATTCAGAAAACTCCCATACGACTTAAATTAGCTCAACTCAAGTTAACTTAATGAATGACATATATACTATCTTTGTCTATCTAGTTTATAAAGgatgaattttattacatacttgGAGTTAGAGATGCTGACAGCATAAGTAAGGCGTTGAAAATGAGCAGAGTCACGTCTCTTTTCTTCCTCGGTATCATCTCCCCCGCGTACGCATAGC
Above is a genomic segment from Papilio machaon chromosome 9, ilPapMach1.1, whole genome shotgun sequence containing:
- the LOC106711816 gene encoding synaptic vesicle 2-related protein, with amino-acid sequence MNGEMDATRRELSSYKLKKMETDLEDALEVAGIGKYQYLHNTLMVVILASAMIEMIGCSFLLPSAACDLDLPNNLRGIMASIPNIGVILTAPLWGRAADNLGRRPILLLSTMFAGLFGFIASFMPTLLTFAICKLAGSFFLSCPTSLCYAYAGEMIPRKKRDVTLLIFNALLMLSASLTPILAWTVLSNDWLGLKPWRLLTMVYALPLFLASLVVPWAQESPKYLVTKHKYVEALDVLKYIYAVNTGCDKESFCVATLKRSVDDSGKEIEVGVQNRGSSLLSLLRPPHLQWLALLGFLMFGLLSLLNGLYLFTPDTINKLMNPSNAAYGTICEVINLHVNTTTTKCSPSISRGTFEIMVYATLVYGALVLMLSFTPVSKKAQLVTMFLVVGAACINADLTTNRLVAGLSMSALQVTALGLGPLTAYAVHLFPTNLRGTAVGAVLMFGRLGSVVGANAAGIFLARSCTATLYGFSAMLFLCAALSTFLPKDKQQRNDR